The Opitutaceae bacterium genome has a window encoding:
- a CDS encoding sulfatase-like hydrolase/transferase, with amino-acid sequence MTPPPARKTVSRWLSGRFGALILFLGISLILSLATRLALLELARHDVTWDLSLIAAFGWGLLYDLGAAAWLSLPLIVILTILPANAFHNRWIRLGFFVLVFAMLNLMAFGAICEWFFWDEFGVRFNFIAVDYLAYTSEVLGNIWESYPMPLILTGIVSGSALSFWLIHRTGLPAIWLQSEHSSIRKRLSTGILCFATALSFGLILSSHWLPRFHNNFNRELAQNGTWALFAAYFSNELPYGEFYTTLPQVSAFANLREELVEDGSVLTNPESEDSLRSIVNPGPELHPNIIQITVESLSAEFLGIFNPESDWTPHLDELASKSLLFDNFYATGTRTVRGMEALTLSLPPTPGRSIVKRPHNENLFSLGSILRTRGYENAFIYSGHGYFDNMNYFFAHNGYRVIDRSDVADGDITFANVWGACDEDLFRWTMREADTVHESGKPFHFFVMTTSNHRPFTYPDGRIDLPSKASGRAGGVKYTDFAIDRFIREASAKPWFKDTVFVIVADHCGSSAGRTDVPLRNYHIPLIIYAPGGQIAPGHITTLSSQMDYAPTLLGLLNWSYPSRFFGHDVRRVDPAEAHALVGNYQKLGHLEAGELTVLKPMRENVAFSIDMKSFAQIPKDPTEYGTNEAVSFYQTASYMFHNGLYNALTPQEISEFATPGAIADQPGNVATLSSN; translated from the coding sequence ATGACACCGCCCCCCGCCCGGAAAACCGTGTCGAGATGGCTGAGTGGCCGCTTCGGCGCCCTCATTCTCTTCCTCGGCATCTCGCTGATTCTCTCTCTCGCGACTCGGCTGGCCCTCCTCGAGTTGGCCAGACACGACGTGACCTGGGATCTCAGTCTCATCGCCGCCTTCGGATGGGGTCTCCTCTATGATCTCGGGGCCGCTGCCTGGTTGTCCCTGCCACTGATTGTCATCCTGACCATTCTTCCGGCGAATGCCTTCCACAACCGGTGGATCCGCCTCGGGTTCTTCGTCCTGGTCTTCGCCATGCTCAACCTGATGGCCTTTGGGGCGATCTGCGAGTGGTTCTTCTGGGACGAGTTCGGCGTCCGCTTCAACTTCATCGCGGTCGACTACCTGGCCTACACCAGCGAAGTCCTCGGCAATATCTGGGAATCCTACCCGATGCCGCTGATCCTCACCGGCATCGTTTCCGGCTCGGCCCTGAGCTTCTGGTTGATTCACCGGACCGGACTTCCGGCAATCTGGTTGCAGAGCGAGCACTCATCGATTCGCAAGCGGCTGTCCACCGGAATCCTCTGCTTTGCCACGGCGCTGTCTTTCGGGCTCATCCTTTCCTCCCATTGGCTTCCACGGTTCCACAACAACTTCAACCGGGAGCTCGCGCAGAACGGGACATGGGCGCTCTTTGCGGCCTATTTCAGCAACGAACTTCCATATGGTGAGTTTTATACAACCCTTCCCCAGGTCTCCGCTTTTGCCAACCTCAGGGAGGAATTGGTGGAGGACGGATCCGTTCTGACCAATCCGGAATCCGAAGATTCCCTGCGATCCATCGTGAATCCCGGGCCGGAGCTACATCCCAACATCATCCAGATCACGGTCGAAAGCCTCAGTGCCGAATTCTTGGGGATCTTCAATCCGGAGTCCGACTGGACGCCTCATCTCGACGAGCTCGCTTCGAAGAGTCTTCTCTTCGACAATTTCTACGCCACCGGGACCCGGACGGTTCGCGGGATGGAAGCCCTGACCCTCTCACTTCCGCCCACCCCGGGTCGGTCGATCGTCAAGCGGCCGCACAACGAAAATCTGTTCAGCCTTGGATCCATCCTGCGCACCCGAGGTTACGAGAACGCGTTCATCTACAGCGGACACGGTTACTTCGACAATATGAATTACTTTTTCGCCCACAATGGCTACCGGGTGATTGACCGCAGCGATGTGGCTGACGGCGATATAACCTTTGCCAATGTCTGGGGCGCCTGCGACGAAGACCTCTTCCGCTGGACGATGCGGGAGGCGGATACCGTCCACGAATCCGGGAAACCCTTCCACTTCTTCGTCATGACCACGTCCAACCATCGCCCCTTCACCTACCCGGACGGCAGGATCGATCTTCCCTCCAAGGCCTCGGGACGTGCGGGCGGCGTGAAATACACGGATTTCGCAATCGATCGGTTCATCCGTGAAGCGTCAGCCAAGCCCTGGTTCAAGGATACGGTGTTCGTCATTGTCGCCGACCATTGCGGATCCAGCGCCGGGCGCACCGACGTACCGCTCAGGAACTACCATATTCCACTGATCATCTACGCGCCGGGCGGCCAGATCGCCCCCGGACACATCACCACGTTGAGCAGCCAGATGGACTATGCGCCGACCCTGCTCGGCCTGCTCAACTGGAGCTATCCCAGTCGGTTCTTCGGTCACGATGTTCGGAGGGTCGATCCGGCGGAAGCCCATGCTCTGGTCGGAAACTACCAGAAGCTCGGACACCTTGAAGCAGGCGAACTCACGGTCCTCAAACCGATGCGTGAAAACGTCGCTTTCTCGATCGACATGAAGAGCTTCGCTCAGATTCCCAAGGACCCGACGGAATACGGAACCAACGAGGCGGTCAGCTTTTACCAGACGGCCAGCTATATGTTTCACAACGGACTCTACAACGCCCTCACTCCGCAGGAGATTTCGGA
- a CDS encoding NAD(P)/FAD-dependent oxidoreductase — protein MKTDIAIIGAGHNGLVAATYLARAGFRVDVFESRSHTGGAMQTEELWPGFRFSTCAHLLHAFSPRVMRDLQLRERGLEVVPRDDVIILRPDGTYDTTPALDLPNHRSARSKLSAEERAGLDRYEAFKQSLFTLAAPFRLRPPPSLSELRSAARGTPAEEPLEMALTRHLWDLQDHFLPTQRLRERHALEFSAVTRDPIGFIFVYNAITQPDTESGERPLNGFVRGGMGELAARIRLAAEDAGVDIHASAPVKRITTRHGVVSGLELTDGQAVESPVVLAATDVKTALLKLLAPDAIDPSIRKRIEGLNSHVSCLKLLAAISELPQWTGWDGDPDLPHCGSVQLEMSRDGVTRAYADLEAGRPAARPMLSFNVPSMRDPSLAPNGGHTASLYVYPAPARLAKGSWDDHREAVADRLIDQITEYAPNFRKSILHHKLRTPLDLEREVGLTDGCIWHIQHNPEQLMFNRPLPELAGYRTPIKGLYLGGSSQHPGGEVTGMPGHNAAHEILKDLGISKNVEP, from the coding sequence ATGAAGACCGACATCGCCATCATCGGAGCCGGACACAACGGCCTCGTCGCCGCCACCTACCTCGCCCGCGCCGGGTTCCGGGTGGATGTCTTCGAGAGCCGGTCCCACACCGGTGGTGCCATGCAGACGGAAGAACTCTGGCCCGGCTTCCGCTTCTCAACCTGTGCCCACCTCCTCCATGCGTTTTCTCCCAGGGTGATGCGGGACCTGCAGCTGCGCGAACGTGGACTTGAGGTCGTGCCCCGCGATGATGTCATCATCCTGCGCCCCGACGGCACCTACGACACGACGCCGGCCCTCGATCTTCCGAACCACCGATCGGCCCGGTCGAAGCTCTCAGCGGAGGAGAGAGCCGGTCTCGACCGCTACGAGGCCTTCAAGCAGAGTCTGTTCACCCTGGCGGCTCCGTTCCGGCTTCGCCCACCCCCCAGCCTGAGCGAGTTGCGCTCTGCCGCCCGCGGGACACCGGCCGAAGAACCGCTCGAGATGGCCCTGACCCGGCACCTCTGGGATCTGCAGGATCATTTCCTGCCCACTCAGCGACTCCGCGAGCGCCATGCGCTCGAATTCTCCGCGGTGACCCGGGACCCCATCGGCTTCATCTTCGTCTACAACGCCATCACCCAGCCCGATACCGAATCCGGGGAACGCCCCCTGAATGGCTTCGTCCGGGGCGGGATGGGGGAGCTCGCCGCCCGGATCCGACTCGCCGCCGAGGACGCCGGGGTCGATATCCACGCTTCGGCGCCGGTGAAACGCATCACCACCCGCCACGGAGTCGTGTCCGGGCTGGAGCTGACCGACGGGCAGGCCGTCGAGTCGCCGGTCGTCCTCGCGGCGACCGATGTCAAGACGGCCCTCCTCAAGCTCCTCGCTCCCGATGCCATTGACCCTTCGATTCGGAAACGGATCGAAGGTCTCAACTCGCATGTCAGCTGCCTGAAGTTGCTGGCTGCGATCAGCGAACTGCCCCAATGGACCGGGTGGGATGGCGACCCCGATCTGCCCCACTGCGGCTCGGTTCAGCTCGAAATGTCCCGGGACGGCGTGACCCGTGCCTATGCCGATCTGGAGGCCGGACGTCCCGCCGCCCGCCCGATGCTCAGCTTCAATGTCCCTTCCATGCGCGACCCCTCCCTCGCGCCGAATGGAGGCCACACCGCCTCGCTCTATGTCTACCCCGCACCAGCCCGCCTGGCGAAAGGTTCCTGGGATGACCACCGGGAAGCGGTTGCCGACCGACTGATCGACCAGATCACGGAATACGCCCCGAATTTCCGAAAATCGATTCTCCACCACAAGCTCCGGACACCGCTCGATCTGGAACGGGAGGTCGGCCTGACCGACGGCTGCATCTGGCATATCCAGCACAATCCCGAACAGCTCATGTTCAACCGCCCCCTGCCGGAACTGGCCGGCTACCGGACCCCGATCAAAGGACTCTATCTCGGTGGTTCCAGCCAGCATCCCGGCGGTGAGGTGACCGGCATGCCCGGCCACAATGCCGCTCACGAGATCCTCAAGGACCTCGGAATTTCCAAAAACGTGGAGCCATGA
- a CDS encoding ATP-binding protein, producing the protein MNPFRYGEVVTGEDFCPRPDVSKRLREHLEAGHKVVVLGERRTGKTSLIHETVRKMRGTRLVYAQMWAVNSIEDIASRLLRALSTTQFKESSFIERVARTLAHLRPRIDFDPNTGQPSVTVTPGTRLEPSGLHGVFDFIEELSRQHPLVMALDEFQDVARLDDASSILGEIRGRIQTQSRVPYVFAGSIRHEMDRIFRDPASPFYKSLRVIELEGLDRYVFQRFLDRRFSRGNRQVDRAVYDRIFEISQDSPSDVQQFCAAIWETSKEGDRIDEDRLSEVLTYVFATERKGYEAQIKPLTGIQVQCLKALARVGGRHPQSKAFLQEAGIDLPATARRAVTRLVDLEIIAGSDQDHRFLDPFLKQWVLREL; encoded by the coding sequence ATGAATCCGTTCCGTTATGGTGAAGTGGTGACCGGGGAGGACTTCTGTCCGAGGCCCGATGTATCGAAACGTCTGCGCGAGCACCTTGAGGCCGGCCACAAGGTCGTCGTCCTGGGCGAGCGTCGCACCGGCAAGACCTCCCTGATTCATGAAACCGTCCGCAAGATGCGCGGGACCCGCCTGGTTTACGCCCAGATGTGGGCGGTCAACAGCATTGAAGATATTGCTTCCCGTCTGCTCCGGGCTCTCTCAACCACCCAGTTCAAGGAGAGTTCCTTCATTGAGCGGGTGGCGCGCACCCTGGCCCATCTGCGACCGAGGATCGACTTTGATCCGAACACCGGCCAGCCCAGCGTCACGGTGACTCCGGGCACCCGGCTCGAGCCATCGGGATTGCACGGGGTCTTCGATTTCATTGAGGAACTCTCCCGCCAGCACCCGCTCGTCATGGCACTCGACGAGTTTCAGGACGTGGCCCGATTGGACGATGCGTCTTCGATTCTCGGTGAGATCCGGGGGCGGATCCAGACCCAGAGCCGGGTTCCCTATGTCTTTGCCGGAAGTATCCGGCATGAGATGGACCGGATCTTCCGGGATCCCGCCAGCCCGTTCTACAAGTCGCTGCGGGTCATTGAGCTGGAAGGTCTGGACCGGTATGTCTTCCAGAGGTTTCTCGACCGACGGTTCAGCCGGGGCAACCGTCAGGTGGATCGGGCGGTCTATGACCGCATTTTCGAGATTTCCCAGGACAGCCCGAGCGACGTGCAGCAGTTTTGCGCGGCCATTTGGGAGACCTCGAAGGAGGGCGACAGGATCGACGAGGACCGTCTTTCCGAGGTCCTGACCTATGTTTTCGCGACTGAACGCAAGGGTTACGAAGCCCAGATCAAGCCCCTGACCGGGATCCAGGTCCAGTGTCTGAAAGCCCTGGCCCGGGTCGGAGGCCGGCATCCCCAATCGAAGGCGTTCCTGCAGGAAGCCGGCATTGATCTGCCGGCGACCGCCCGGCGAGCGGTCACCCGGCTGGTCGATCTGGAGATCATAGCGGGCTCGGATCAGGACCATCGCTTTCTCGACCCCTTTCTCAAGCAATGGGTCCTGAGGGAACTGTGA
- a CDS encoding phytanoyl-CoA dioxygenase family protein has translation MAPPLDLDTPYALSDAQIARFRADGFIKLKNVLSPEVLAFYGEEITAKVHELNVDTTPLEKRTTYGKAFLQVMNIWRHSALVDTFVRSRRLARIATELLGTKGVRMYHDQALYKEAGGGYTPWHVDQYYWPLSNQNTVTAWIPLDAVPKENGPLEFSKGSQKILFGREFAISDESEVEIEKNLRRSQLPVISEPFDLGEVSFHYGYTFHRAGPNTSTRPRRVMTIIYMDSEMRLVAPKNENQQADWDNWCPGAKIGEVIDTGLNPVLYAR, from the coding sequence ATGGCCCCGCCCCTCGATCTTGATACTCCCTACGCCTTGTCCGATGCGCAGATCGCCCGCTTCCGGGCGGATGGGTTCATCAAGCTGAAGAATGTCCTCAGTCCGGAAGTGCTCGCCTTCTACGGTGAAGAAATCACCGCCAAGGTGCATGAGCTGAACGTGGACACCACTCCGCTGGAAAAGCGGACGACCTACGGGAAGGCCTTTCTTCAGGTCATGAATATCTGGAGACACAGTGCGCTTGTCGACACCTTTGTCCGCAGCCGGCGGCTGGCAAGGATCGCTACGGAGTTGCTCGGAACGAAAGGGGTCCGGATGTACCATGACCAGGCCCTCTACAAGGAGGCGGGCGGCGGCTACACCCCGTGGCATGTGGACCAGTATTACTGGCCGCTCAGCAACCAGAACACGGTGACCGCCTGGATCCCGCTCGATGCGGTGCCGAAGGAGAATGGACCGCTCGAATTCTCGAAGGGCAGCCAGAAGATCCTCTTTGGCCGGGAGTTCGCAATCAGCGACGAGAGCGAGGTGGAGATTGAGAAGAATCTGCGTCGATCGCAGCTGCCCGTGATCAGCGAGCCGTTCGATCTGGGCGAAGTGAGTTTCCATTATGGATACACCTTCCACCGGGCAGGTCCCAATACCAGCACACGGCCCCGTCGGGTCATGACCATCATCTACATGGATTCGGAGATGCGCCTGGTCGCGCCGAAGAACGAGAACCAGCAGGCCGACTGGGATAATTGGTGTCCCGGGGCGAAGATCGGCGAGGTCATCGACACCGGGTTGAACCCGGTCCTCTACGCCCGCTGA
- a CDS encoding sulfatase: MKLPSLPLVLIVSFVGGLPYSSDAVEDPRPNVVIIVYDDMNGYGSRGQYPAIRMPHLDRLKEESVNFVNAACGVPVCNPSRASFLSGMNAHHTGAYLNGADIWNKPGSVLEHAQSIPEYFKANGYTTWGRGKIFHSPLQEGREEAMFDNRPIAKGGFGPHPDVSHPIIAPGVQRWQGPDSDFPDVVNADAAIEFIEEAHDRPFFLFYGLWRPHQPYTAPSRFFDLYDPDTLPLPDGWKSDDLDDVPEQGRLLTDGLKKARVDGEIDENLWRKYLWGYCANSSFADWNVGRVIEAINRSPHADNTIVIVFSDNGYHCGEKMRWEKATLWELSDYVPLLVRAPGVAPAISERTVGLVDLYPTLRELCRLGPVDHALDGRSFAPLLNEPGAEWDRPSLSIYGKGNASIRDEHYRYIRYLDGTEELYDRLADPHELTNLIGRPGMDAVVERLSRHLPESWAPSWGGRWEVERPGEPRRLQPEYEAPPGVTWESKT, translated from the coding sequence ATGAAGCTCCCCTCTCTTCCGCTCGTGCTCATCGTTTCTTTTGTCGGCGGGCTTCCATATTCATCGGATGCGGTCGAAGATCCGCGGCCCAATGTCGTCATCATTGTCTATGACGACATGAACGGCTACGGCTCCCGCGGGCAGTATCCGGCCATTCGGATGCCCCATCTGGACCGGCTGAAGGAAGAATCCGTCAACTTCGTCAATGCCGCCTGCGGGGTCCCCGTCTGCAATCCTTCCCGGGCATCCTTCCTCAGCGGGATGAATGCCCACCACACCGGCGCCTACCTGAACGGCGCCGACATCTGGAACAAGCCCGGATCGGTGCTCGAACATGCCCAGTCAATCCCTGAATACTTCAAGGCCAACGGCTACACCACCTGGGGGCGCGGCAAGATCTTCCACTCACCTCTCCAGGAGGGACGCGAGGAGGCCATGTTCGACAATCGACCGATTGCCAAAGGTGGCTTCGGCCCGCATCCCGACGTCAGTCATCCGATCATCGCACCGGGAGTGCAGCGTTGGCAGGGTCCCGACAGTGATTTCCCCGACGTGGTCAACGCCGACGCCGCCATCGAGTTCATCGAGGAAGCTCACGATCGGCCGTTTTTCCTTTTCTACGGTCTCTGGCGGCCCCATCAGCCCTATACCGCACCCAGCCGCTTCTTCGACCTCTACGATCCGGACACACTACCTTTGCCGGATGGTTGGAAATCCGATGATCTCGACGACGTTCCCGAGCAGGGCCGGCTCCTGACCGACGGTCTGAAGAAGGCGCGGGTCGACGGCGAGATCGACGAGAACCTCTGGCGCAAGTACCTCTGGGGCTACTGCGCCAACAGCTCGTTCGCCGATTGGAATGTCGGACGCGTGATCGAAGCGATCAACCGCTCGCCCCATGCGGACAACACCATAGTCATCGTCTTCTCCGACAATGGTTATCATTGCGGCGAGAAGATGCGTTGGGAAAAGGCGACGCTCTGGGAACTCTCGGACTACGTGCCCCTCCTGGTCCGCGCCCCGGGAGTTGCGCCCGCCATCAGTGAGCGCACAGTCGGACTGGTCGACCTCTATCCGACCCTGCGGGAGCTCTGCCGGCTGGGGCCGGTTGATCACGCACTTGACGGGCGCAGTTTCGCCCCACTGCTCAACGAACCCGGTGCAGAATGGGACCGCCCCTCTCTCTCCATCTACGGCAAGGGAAACGCCTCCATCCGTGATGAACACTACCGCTATATCCGCTACCTTGATGGAACCGAAGAACTCTACGACCGGCTGGCCGATCCCCACGAACTCACCAACCTGATCGGTCGACCCGGGATGGATGCGGTGGTGGAACGACTCTCACGACACCTTCCCGAGTCGTGGGCTCCCTCCTGGGGCGGACGCTGGGAGGTCGAACGCCCGGGCGAACCGCGTCGTCTCCAGCCGGAATACGAAGCCCCGCCCGGCGTTACCTGGGAATCCAAAACCTGA
- a CDS encoding choice-of-anchor I family protein gives MQRLFIVSADQGAVNVVGVRNPNAPVHLFDIDVSKWGSPNSVAVWNGIVAVAVEAPFKQDPGKVVFFNSFGQYQSEVTVGALPDMVTITPDGKYALVANEGEPSGYEDGDVDPEGSVSIIRLNRPWQMHKLKQNAVKTAGFAAFNGATLDDSVRIFGPGATVAQDLEPEYIAVSADSKTAYVTLQENNAVAIVDIRSAKVKGIKGLGFKDHSLTDSALETFAFPSSQLPSIGTTVGGQKIDLGGFSGLFFEGMTPDGKYKFITNTDRGPNGDPTGSLRPFLLPEFAPELVRFILDRDSGEIAVTEQIPLQRAPGMPLTGLPNVEVAGGNGNTPHNDEIGVDLYGNVIPNDPLGGDFEGVVIGEDGTFWMCDEYRPAIYNFDGNGVLIQRYVPMGAGAAAGLADGTFGTEVLPEILGNRRQNRGFEAIAVYDGKVYAFVQSPLRNPVTTSNGALNGRKNVRVVELDPVSMETRMFIYTLDNPNDPAMGSRPDKIGDAASLGNGDFLVVERDDDRVPRDDPSGIEKKIYRINFFGATDITDEEADFLVDTGKTVDEATVEELVAGGINPVYKILHVDLNEVGYNTVEKVEGLAVVDPWTIAVINDNDFQVAAIDIDESTGTFTLSDGYVPEQTVLGIIDVQLNGLDASDRDDGINIRQWPVFGMYQPDGIDTFKVGGKTYLITANEGDAREYDGYAEEERAKDIELDPSVFPLAKVLQKNENLGRLTITTANGDNDGDGDYDQLYAFGARSFSIWDDKGNLVYDSKDAVEQIIANDPAFAPYFNSNNDENDSFESRSDNKGPEPESVVVGTVGLKPYAFVGLERIGGIMVFDLSDPSAPEFVQYINPRDFDPDLEGTAIGDLGPEGLVFIPAWQSPIWRPLLGVANEISGTVTLYRIDAIWGRR, from the coding sequence TTGCAACGGCTCTTCATCGTCAGCGCCGACCAGGGGGCGGTCAACGTGGTCGGCGTCCGCAATCCGAACGCTCCGGTTCATCTCTTCGACATCGACGTGTCGAAATGGGGCTCGCCCAACAGCGTGGCGGTCTGGAACGGCATCGTGGCGGTCGCAGTCGAAGCACCCTTCAAGCAGGATCCCGGCAAGGTCGTCTTCTTCAATTCATTCGGTCAGTACCAATCCGAGGTGACGGTCGGCGCGCTGCCGGACATGGTCACGATCACCCCGGACGGCAAGTACGCCCTGGTGGCCAACGAGGGTGAACCAAGCGGTTATGAGGACGGAGATGTCGATCCGGAAGGTTCGGTCAGCATTATCCGGCTGAACCGCCCTTGGCAGATGCACAAGCTGAAGCAGAATGCGGTCAAGACGGCAGGATTCGCCGCCTTCAATGGGGCCACCCTCGACGATTCCGTGCGGATCTTTGGTCCCGGCGCAACGGTGGCTCAGGACCTGGAGCCCGAGTATATAGCGGTCTCGGCAGACTCCAAGACTGCTTATGTGACTCTCCAGGAAAACAACGCGGTGGCCATCGTCGACATCCGGTCGGCTAAAGTGAAGGGCATCAAGGGGCTTGGTTTCAAGGACCACAGTCTGACGGATTCCGCCCTCGAGACCTTTGCCTTTCCTTCGAGCCAACTGCCTTCGATCGGGACAACCGTCGGAGGACAGAAGATCGACTTGGGCGGCTTCTCCGGCCTCTTCTTCGAAGGGATGACTCCGGATGGCAAATACAAGTTCATCACCAATACAGACCGGGGGCCGAACGGTGATCCGACCGGTTCGCTCCGTCCGTTCCTTCTCCCGGAATTCGCACCGGAACTGGTCCGGTTCATCCTTGATCGCGACTCCGGCGAAATTGCCGTGACCGAGCAGATACCTCTGCAGCGGGCGCCGGGTATGCCCTTGACAGGACTTCCGAATGTGGAGGTTGCCGGGGGCAACGGCAATACCCCGCACAATGACGAAATCGGAGTCGACCTCTATGGGAACGTGATCCCGAACGACCCCCTCGGCGGTGACTTCGAAGGCGTGGTCATCGGCGAGGACGGCACCTTCTGGATGTGCGACGAGTATCGCCCGGCCATCTACAATTTTGATGGGAATGGTGTCCTGATCCAGCGCTATGTGCCGATGGGCGCCGGTGCCGCGGCCGGACTGGCGGATGGAACCTTCGGGACGGAAGTCCTCCCGGAGATCTTGGGCAACCGTCGCCAGAACCGTGGCTTCGAGGCCATAGCCGTCTATGACGGGAAGGTTTATGCCTTCGTGCAGAGCCCGCTGCGCAATCCGGTCACGACCTCGAACGGGGCCCTCAACGGGCGGAAGAACGTCCGGGTGGTTGAGCTGGATCCTGTGTCGATGGAGACCCGGATGTTCATCTACACCCTGGACAATCCGAACGACCCGGCCATGGGCAGCCGTCCGGACAAGATCGGCGACGCGGCATCCCTCGGTAACGGCGATTTCCTCGTGGTCGAGCGCGATGACGATCGGGTGCCGCGTGATGATCCCTCGGGCATTGAAAAGAAGATCTACCGGATCAATTTCTTCGGCGCGACCGACATCACTGACGAAGAAGCGGACTTCCTGGTCGACACCGGCAAGACAGTCGATGAAGCAACGGTGGAGGAGTTGGTCGCGGGCGGAATCAACCCGGTCTACAAGATCCTGCACGTCGACCTGAACGAGGTCGGCTACAATACGGTGGAGAAGGTTGAAGGTCTGGCCGTGGTCGATCCCTGGACCATCGCGGTGATCAACGACAACGATTTCCAGGTGGCGGCCATCGACATCGATGAGTCGACGGGAACGTTCACCTTGTCGGACGGTTATGTTCCGGAGCAGACCGTCCTCGGCATCATCGATGTTCAGCTGAACGGGCTCGATGCAAGCGACAGGGATGACGGCATCAATATCCGTCAATGGCCGGTCTTCGGCATGTATCAGCCGGATGGAATCGATACCTTCAAGGTCGGCGGGAAGACCTACCTGATCACGGCCAATGAAGGCGACGCGCGCGAATACGACGGATACGCGGAGGAGGAGCGCGCAAAGGACATCGAACTGGACCCGTCAGTCTTCCCCCTGGCCAAGGTGCTGCAAAAGAACGAGAACCTCGGTCGATTGACCATCACCACCGCCAACGGTGACAACGACGGTGACGGCGACTACGATCAGCTCTATGCCTTCGGCGCCCGGTCCTTCTCGATTTGGGACGACAAGGGCAATCTGGTCTACGACAGCAAGGATGCGGTCGAGCAGATCATCGCGAATGACCCGGCCTTTGCGCCCTACTTCAACTCGAACAACGATGAGAATGACTCGTTCGAAAGCCGGAGCGACAACAAGGGCCCCGAACCGGAGTCGGTCGTGGTCGGCACGGTCGGTCTCAAGCCCTATGCTTTTGTAGGTCTGGAGCGGATCGGCGGGATCATGGTATTTGACCTGAGCGATCCCTCTGCGCCGGAGTTTGTCCAATACATCAATCCGCGGGACTTTGATCCTGATCTGGAAGGAACTGCCATCGGGGATCTTGGTCCCGAGGGTCTGGTCTTCATCCCGGCCTGGCAGAGTCCGATCTGGCGGCCGCTGCTTGGTGTGGCCAACGAGATCAGCGGTACCGTTACCCTTTACCGCATTGATGCGATCTGGGGTCGACGTTAA